The following proteins come from a genomic window of Sorex araneus isolate mSorAra2 chromosome 1, mSorAra2.pri, whole genome shotgun sequence:
- the LOC129402141 gene encoding 60S ribosomal protein L29-like, with the protein MCFAKRHNKKGLKKMQANNAKAMSAHAKAIKALVKPKQARPMITKKNSCKLSRLVYIAHPRLWKNVHAHIAKGLRLCRPKTKVETKDPTKAKTKVQMKAKAKPQSKTQTAAAPAQLKLPKVPRPLPRLSKMLPSV; encoded by the coding sequence ATGTGTTTTGCCAAGAGGCACAACAAGAAGGGCCTGAAGAAGATGCAGGCCAACAATGCTAAGGCCATGAGCGCCCATGCCAAGGCCATCAAGGCCCTGGTGAAGCCCAAGCAGGCCAGGCCCATGATCACAAAGAAGAACAGTTGCAAGCTCAGTCGACTTGTGTATATTGCTCACCCCAGGCTTTGGAAAAATGTTCATGCCCACATTGCCAAGGGTCTCAGGCTTTGCCGGCCAAAAACCAAGGTTGAAACCAAGGATCCAACTAAGGCTAAAACCAAGGTTCAAATGAAGGCTAAAGCCAAGCCCCAGAGTAAGACCCAGACAGCTGCAGCTCCAGCACAGCTCAAGCTTCCAAAGGTGCCCAGGCCCCTGCCAAGGCTCTCTAAGATGCTGCCGTCAGTGTGA